The following are encoded in a window of Pseudomonas sp. JQ170C genomic DNA:
- a CDS encoding helix-turn-helix domain-containing protein → MPWNQESPMNQRIRLISDWLCGDYTKSQLARRFNVSRPTVDKWIARYTAAGASGLVDASRKPHSSPHQVDDEILMRLIAMKEAHSSWGPKKLIQLLHLEDPSVAWPAPSTAGQWLDRCGLVNKRRPKRRYGKSATQMREANEPNQTWCADYKGQFKMLNGQWCFPLTVTDHASRMILASRAHAKVMTQPVRQTFERLFEEHGMPDVIRSDNGIPFASPGLARMSTLAAWWIRLGIYPERTGLGRPDQNGRHERMHRSLKAELPLGQNFLEQQLLLEHFRHEFNHVRPHEALEMKRPGELYVPSNRPYPGCLPDVEYPSEMVVRSVRQNGSIKWKGKLLFVSEALAGERIGLKEVEDDTWELYLCDYPLGRLGRGENRVQA, encoded by the coding sequence ATGCCCTGGAACCAAGAGTCCCCCATGAATCAACGCATCAGATTGATCAGCGACTGGCTTTGCGGTGACTACACCAAGAGCCAGCTCGCACGACGTTTCAACGTCAGCCGTCCCACCGTGGACAAATGGATCGCCCGCTACACCGCTGCTGGTGCCAGCGGGCTGGTCGATGCCTCGCGCAAGCCGCACAGCAGCCCTCATCAGGTCGATGATGAAATCCTGATGCGCCTGATCGCCATGAAAGAGGCGCACAGCAGTTGGGGGCCGAAAAAACTCATCCAGCTTCTGCACCTTGAAGACCCATCCGTCGCCTGGCCCGCGCCAAGCACGGCCGGGCAATGGCTTGATCGCTGTGGGCTGGTGAATAAGCGCCGCCCCAAACGACGCTACGGCAAGAGCGCCACGCAGATGCGTGAGGCCAACGAGCCCAATCAGACCTGGTGCGCGGACTACAAAGGCCAGTTCAAAATGCTGAATGGCCAGTGGTGTTTTCCTTTGACGGTCACCGACCATGCCTCTCGGATGATTCTGGCCAGCCGCGCGCACGCCAAGGTCATGACCCAGCCGGTGCGTCAGACGTTTGAGCGGTTGTTCGAGGAACACGGCATGCCCGATGTCATCCGCAGCGATAATGGCATCCCGTTCGCCTCCCCAGGCTTGGCGCGGATGTCGACCTTGGCGGCGTGGTGGATCCGGCTAGGCATCTATCCCGAGCGAACCGGGCTGGGACGTCCGGACCAGAATGGTCGACACGAACGCATGCATCGCAGCTTGAAGGCCGAGCTTCCACTGGGGCAAAACTTCCTGGAACAGCAGCTTCTGCTGGAGCACTTTCGCCACGAGTTCAACCATGTGCGCCCTCACGAAGCGCTTGAAATGAAGCGCCCGGGCGAACTGTATGTGCCATCCAATCGCCCTTATCCGGGCTGTTTGCCCGATGTGGAATACCCGTCAGAAATGGTGGTACGAAGCGTCAGACAGAACGGCTCGATCAAATGGAAAGGCAAGCTGCTCTTCGTCAGCGAAGCCCTGGCCGGCGAGCGGATAGGGCTTAAGGAGGTGGAGGATGACACCTGGGAGTTGTACCTGTGTGACTATCCCTTAGGGAGGCTGGGACGCGGTGAGAACCGCGTCCAGGCCTAA
- a CDS encoding GGDEF domain-containing protein: protein MVNKKPSSQPCNPPPEAAQTLLALMHAQGEVARLSEREQLFSSLLDSVNAVLWAFDWESRQVLYVSPAYERIFGRPAGLLLADFNEWRDSIYPDDLDYAERSLAEVLEKGAVEDREYRIIAADGKIRWLSDKCFISQQADTHQRVIIVGMAEDITEKKQLEGELQRLATTDVLTQSSNRRHFFDCAHHAFETARLDQTPLTFLLLDIDDFKQINDTYGHQEGDYVLQRIADTGKAVLRSGDLFGRIGGEEFAAVFPGCTPQIARQIAERLQREIQRLSFSHENKAFGVTVSQGLTGITAADQSLDSLFARADAAMYQAKRQGKNQIVSG, encoded by the coding sequence ATGGTCAACAAGAAGCCGTCGTCCCAGCCCTGTAATCCGCCCCCCGAAGCCGCCCAGACCCTGCTGGCACTGATGCACGCCCAAGGCGAAGTCGCACGCCTGAGTGAACGCGAGCAGTTGTTCAGCTCGCTGCTCGACAGCGTCAACGCCGTGCTCTGGGCCTTCGACTGGGAATCGCGCCAGGTGCTCTATGTCAGCCCGGCCTATGAACGCATCTTCGGTCGCCCCGCCGGCCTGTTGCTGGCCGACTTCAACGAATGGCGCGACAGCATCTACCCCGACGACCTCGACTACGCCGAGCGCAGCCTGGCCGAAGTCCTGGAGAAGGGCGCCGTGGAAGACCGCGAATACCGCATCATCGCCGCCGACGGGAAAATTCGCTGGCTCAGCGACAAATGCTTTATCAGCCAGCAGGCCGATACCCACCAGCGAGTGATCATTGTCGGCATGGCCGAAGACATCACCGAAAAAAAACAGCTCGAAGGTGAGCTGCAACGCCTGGCCACCACCGACGTACTGACCCAGAGCAGCAACCGCCGACACTTCTTCGACTGCGCCCATCACGCCTTTGAAACCGCCCGCCTGGACCAGACGCCCCTGACCTTCCTGCTGCTGGATATCGATGACTTCAAGCAGATCAACGACACCTACGGCCACCAGGAAGGCGACTACGTACTGCAGCGCATCGCCGACACCGGCAAGGCTGTATTACGCAGCGGCGACCTGTTCGGGCGTATCGGTGGCGAGGAGTTTGCGGCGGTGTTCCCAGGCTGCACCCCGCAAATCGCCCGGCAGATTGCCGAGCGCTTGCAGCGGGAGATCCAGCGGTTGAGCTTCAGCCATGAGAACAAGGCGTTCGGCGTGACCGTGAGCCAGGGACTGACCGGCATCACCGCCGCCGACCAAAGCCTCGACAGCCTGTTCGCCCGGGCAGATGCGGCGATGTACCAGGCCAAACGCCAGGGCAAGAACCAGATCGTGAGCGGCTGA
- the desA gene encoding delta-9 fatty acid desaturase DesA: MWYQGLLNLSAWQLLAVTLVMTHVTIVSVTVYLHRYSAHRSLELNAGLKHFFRFWLWLTTAQNTREWTAIHRKHHAKCETVDDPHSPVIKGLSTVLRKGAELYREEARNPETLRIYGKNCPEDWIERNLYSRYKLGGIVLMAVIDLLLFGTIGITIWAIQMMWIPFWAAGVINGLGHAVGYRNFECRDAATNLVPWGIIVGGEELHNNHHTYPNSAKLSVKRWEFDMGWAWIKLFCWLRLAKVQRVAPIAHRVEGKGQLDMDTAMAILNNRFQIMAQYRKLVIAPLVKQELARVDDSVRHQFRRAKRLLSRETSLLEDRHHQRIQTMLEHSQALKTIYEKRLALQQIWGRTSANGHDMLAAIKEWVHEAEASGIQSLRDFAAQLKTYSLRPALG, encoded by the coding sequence ATGTGGTACCAAGGTTTGCTGAACTTGTCGGCTTGGCAATTGCTGGCAGTCACCCTGGTCATGACCCATGTGACCATCGTCAGTGTCACCGTCTACCTGCACCGTTATTCCGCCCACCGCTCGCTGGAACTCAACGCCGGGCTCAAGCACTTTTTCCGTTTCTGGCTGTGGCTGACCACCGCGCAGAACACCCGCGAGTGGACAGCCATCCACCGCAAGCACCACGCCAAATGCGAAACCGTCGACGACCCGCACAGCCCGGTGATCAAGGGCCTGTCCACCGTCCTGCGCAAGGGTGCCGAGTTGTACCGCGAAGAAGCGCGCAACCCTGAAACCCTGCGCATCTACGGCAAGAACTGCCCTGAAGACTGGATCGAGCGCAACCTCTACTCGCGCTACAAGCTCGGCGGCATTGTCCTGATGGCGGTGATCGACCTCCTGCTGTTCGGCACCATCGGCATCACCATCTGGGCCATCCAGATGATGTGGATTCCGTTCTGGGCCGCCGGCGTGATCAACGGCCTGGGCCACGCCGTGGGCTACCGCAACTTCGAGTGCCGCGACGCAGCCACCAACCTGGTGCCGTGGGGCATCATCGTTGGCGGCGAAGAGCTGCACAACAACCACCACACCTACCCCAACTCGGCCAAGCTGTCGGTCAAGCGCTGGGAGTTCGACATGGGCTGGGCCTGGATCAAACTGTTCTGCTGGCTGCGCCTGGCCAAGGTTCAGCGGGTCGCCCCCATCGCCCACCGGGTCGAAGGCAAGGGCCAGCTGGACATGGACACCGCCATGGCGATCCTCAACAACCGCTTCCAGATCATGGCCCAGTACCGCAAGCTGGTGATCGCACCGCTGGTCAAGCAGGAGCTGGCACGGGTCGACGACTCGGTTCGCCACCAGTTCCGTCGTGCCAAGCGTCTGCTGTCGCGGGAAACCAGCCTGCTTGAAGACCGTCATCACCAGCGCATCCAGACCATGCTCGAACATAGCCAGGCGCTGAAGACCATCTACGAAAAACGCCTGGCCCTGCAGCAGATCTGGGGCCGTACCAGCGCCAACGGCCACGACATGCTGGCCGCCATCAAGGAATGGGTACACGAGGCCGAGGCCAGTGGTATCCAGTCGCTGCGCGACTTTGCCGCCCAGCTGAAAACCTACTCCCTGCGCCCTGCTCTGGGCTGA
- the dibA gene encoding phosphodiesterase DibA: protein MSASIRDALRMAALYLVLSVLWLALSDQILSSLFDNPQQLARWQLLSAHLWVLCSALLIFTSRARLLNFIGVGARLRREDRERLRMAAAVFDSTLEGVLVTNRDGMIVHVNRAFMQITGYEKEEVLGQRPNKFKSGRHGPAFYQQIFATLAEKGEWSGEIWNRRKSGEVYPQWQTICSIRDDSGELSHYVAVFSDISAIKHSERELAYLAHHDPLTDLPNRLLFNDRAEQALAAAQANKRGCALLLLDLDHFQSINDGLGHNVGDQLLKVVGDRLKHLLGGGVTLARLGGDEFAVLAENCPQVGQAAALAQSIIDGLKEPFELDAQRLFISVSIGISLFPGDALSAEQLLRNADSALFKAKSCGRAGYALYTEELTAHAQQRVETAGELRRALEQEELRVYYQPVHDLLTSKMIGVEALVRWQHPQRGLVPPGEFIPIAERTGLIADIDTWVLNQACTQMVEWQSAGRQLEFVAVNLSSRLFGQRDLFQQVAKVLHDTQLAPGLLELEVTESAVMEDPEVALEQLHRLRELGLRLAIDDFGTGYSSLLRLKRLPVQKLKIDQGFVAGLPSDEDDAAIVRVIIALGCSMGMEVHAEGIEQAEQAQFLLDQQCQMGQGYWFGRPVPAQQLRWA, encoded by the coding sequence ATGTCTGCTTCCATTCGAGACGCCTTGCGCATGGCGGCGCTTTACCTGGTGCTGTCCGTGCTTTGGCTGGCGCTGTCTGATCAAATATTGAGCAGTCTTTTCGATAATCCGCAGCAGTTGGCCCGCTGGCAACTGCTCAGCGCTCACCTCTGGGTGCTGTGCAGCGCGTTGTTGATCTTCACCTCCCGTGCCCGGCTGTTGAACTTCATCGGCGTGGGCGCGCGCTTGCGCCGCGAAGACCGCGAACGCTTGCGCATGGCTGCGGCGGTGTTCGACAGCACCCTGGAAGGCGTGCTGGTCACCAACCGTGACGGCATGATCGTGCATGTGAACCGCGCCTTCATGCAGATCACCGGGTACGAGAAAGAAGAAGTGCTCGGACAGCGCCCGAACAAGTTCAAGTCCGGACGCCATGGTCCCGCGTTCTATCAGCAGATTTTCGCCACCCTGGCAGAAAAGGGCGAATGGAGCGGCGAGATCTGGAACCGCCGCAAAAGCGGCGAGGTGTATCCGCAGTGGCAAACCATCTGCTCGATCCGCGACGACAGCGGTGAGTTGAGCCACTACGTGGCGGTGTTCAGCGATATCAGCGCGATCAAGCACAGCGAACGCGAGCTGGCTTACCTCGCCCACCATGACCCGCTCACCGACCTGCCCAACCGCCTGCTGTTCAACGACCGCGCCGAGCAGGCGCTGGCGGCGGCCCAGGCCAACAAGCGCGGTTGCGCCTTGTTGTTGCTGGACCTGGACCACTTCCAGAGCATTAACGATGGCCTTGGCCACAATGTTGGCGACCAGTTGCTCAAAGTGGTGGGCGATCGGCTCAAGCACTTGCTGGGGGGTGGTGTGACCCTGGCGCGCCTGGGCGGCGACGAATTTGCCGTGCTGGCTGAAAATTGCCCGCAGGTAGGGCAGGCGGCGGCACTGGCGCAAAGCATCATCGACGGCCTGAAAGAGCCGTTCGAGCTTGATGCCCAGCGGTTGTTCATCAGCGTCAGCATCGGCATCAGCCTGTTCCCCGGCGACGCCCTGAGCGCCGAGCAACTGTTGCGCAACGCCGACTCGGCCTTGTTCAAGGCCAAGTCGTGCGGCCGCGCCGGTTATGCGCTGTACACCGAAGAACTGACCGCCCACGCCCAGCAGCGCGTAGAGACGGCCGGTGAACTGCGTCGGGCGCTGGAACAGGAAGAGCTGCGGGTCTACTACCAGCCGGTGCATGACCTGCTCACCAGCAAGATGATCGGCGTCGAGGCGCTGGTGCGCTGGCAGCATCCGCAGCGCGGCCTGGTGCCGCCGGGCGAGTTCATCCCGATTGCCGAGCGCACCGGCCTGATTGCCGACATCGACACCTGGGTGCTGAACCAGGCCTGCACGCAGATGGTCGAGTGGCAGTCCGCCGGCCGGCAGCTGGAGTTTGTGGCGGTGAACCTCTCCAGTCGCCTGTTCGGCCAGCGTGATCTGTTCCAGCAGGTCGCCAAGGTGCTGCACGACACTCAACTTGCGCCGGGCCTGCTGGAGCTTGAGGTGACGGAAAGCGCGGTGATGGAAGACCCCGAGGTGGCCCTGGAGCAATTGCATCGGCTGCGCGAACTGGGCTTGCGCCTGGCGATTGATGATTTCGGTACAGGCTATTCCTCGTTGCTGCGCCTGAAGCGCTTGCCGGTGCAGAAGCTCAAGATCGACCAGGGCTTTGTCGCAGGCTTGCCCAGCGATGAAGATGATGCAGCGATTGTGCGGGTGATCATCGCCCTGGGCTGCAGCATGGGCATGGAGGTGCATGCCGAGGGTATCGAGCAGGCCGAGCAGGCGCAGTTCCTGCTGGATCAGCAGTGCCAGATGGGGCAGGGCTACTGGTTCGGGCGGCCGGTGCCAGCGCAGCAATTGCGCTGGGCTTGA
- the oscA gene encoding sulfur starvation response protein OscA, whose protein sequence is MSASLRSVDGQDEATILREIQSALRDLRFGAVEITVHNAQVVQIERKEKFRLQNPGNKPG, encoded by the coding sequence ATGAGCGCATCTCTGCGTAGCGTTGACGGTCAGGACGAAGCCACCATTCTGCGCGAAATCCAGAGCGCCTTGCGCGACCTGCGGTTTGGCGCGGTTGAGATCACCGTGCACAACGCCCAGGTCGTCCAGATCGAGCGCAAGGAAAAGTTCCGCCTGCAAAACCCCGGCAACAAGCCCGGCTGA
- a CDS encoding sulfate ABC transporter substrate-binding protein — MSIRRYALAALASAVFAGSAIAKDYELLNVSYDPTRELYQQYNAEFIKHWQQAHPDDKVKIQQSHGGSGKQARAVIDGLRADVVTLALAGDIDEVAKLGKTLPDSWQTRLPEASTPYTSTIVFLVRKGNPKGIKDWGDLIKKDVSVITPNPKTSGGARWNFLAAWAYGLKTGGSEAKAQEYVQQLFKHVPVLDTGARGSTITFVNNGQGDVLLAWENEAFLALKEDGGSDKFEIVVPSLSILAEPPVAVVDKNAEKKGNTAIAKAYLEYLYSPAGQKIAADNFYRPRDAKVAAEYAKQFPKLDLVTIDKDFGGWKTAQPKFFNDGGVFDQIYTAQ, encoded by the coding sequence ATGTCCATCCGCCGTTATGCCCTGGCCGCCCTCGCCAGCGCCGTGTTTGCCGGTTCCGCCATCGCCAAGGACTACGAGCTGTTGAACGTGTCCTATGACCCGACGCGCGAGCTGTATCAGCAGTACAACGCCGAGTTCATCAAGCACTGGCAACAGGCGCACCCGGATGACAAGGTCAAGATCCAGCAGTCCCACGGTGGTTCGGGCAAGCAGGCCCGGGCGGTGATCGACGGCCTGCGCGCCGACGTGGTGACCCTGGCCCTGGCCGGCGACATCGACGAAGTGGCCAAGCTGGGCAAGACCCTGCCCGACAGCTGGCAGACCCGCCTGCCAGAGGCGAGCACGCCTTACACCTCGACCATCGTGTTCCTGGTGCGCAAGGGCAACCCCAAAGGCATCAAGGACTGGGGCGACCTGATCAAGAAAGACGTCTCGGTGATTACCCCGAACCCGAAAACCTCCGGCGGTGCGCGCTGGAACTTCCTCGCCGCCTGGGCCTACGGCCTGAAGACCGGTGGCAGCGAAGCCAAGGCCCAGGAATACGTGCAGCAACTGTTCAAGCACGTACCGGTACTGGACACCGGCGCCCGTGGCTCGACCATCACCTTCGTCAACAACGGTCAGGGTGACGTGTTGCTGGCCTGGGAAAACGAGGCCTTCCTGGCGCTCAAGGAAGACGGTGGCAGCGACAAATTCGAGATCGTCGTGCCGTCGCTGTCGATCCTCGCCGAGCCGCCTGTGGCCGTGGTCGACAAGAACGCCGAGAAGAAGGGCAATACCGCAATCGCCAAGGCCTACCTCGAATACCTGTACAGCCCGGCGGGCCAGAAAATCGCCGCCGACAACTTTTACCGCCCGCGTGACGCCAAGGTGGCTGCCGAATACGCCAAGCAGTTCCCGAAACTGGACCTGGTGACTATCGACAAAGACTTCGGTGGCTGGAAGACTGCCCAACCCAAGTTCTTCAACGATGGTGGTGTGTTCGACCAGATCTACACGGCGCAGTGA
- the cysT gene encoding sulfate ABC transporter permease subunit CysT — MSRRISPVIPGFGLTLGYTLVYLSLIVLIPLAAMFVHASQLTWEQFWAIVSAPRVLAALKLSFGTALFAAIINGIIGTLLAWVLVRYTFPGRKIIEAMIDLPFALPTAVAGIALTALYAPAGLVGQFATDLGFKIAYTPLGITLALTFVTLPFVVRTVQPVLADIPREVEEAAACLGAKPLQVFRYVLLPALLPAWLTGFALAFARGVGEYGSVIFIAGNMPMKTEILPLLIMVKLDQYDYTGATAIGVLMLVVSFILLLLINLLQRRIETP; from the coding sequence ATGTCACGTCGTATCTCCCCCGTCATACCCGGCTTCGGGCTGACGCTGGGCTACACCTTGGTGTACCTCAGTCTGATTGTGCTCATACCGCTGGCGGCCATGTTCGTGCATGCCAGTCAACTCACCTGGGAGCAGTTCTGGGCCATTGTCAGTGCACCGCGGGTACTGGCCGCGCTCAAACTGAGCTTTGGTACTGCGCTGTTCGCCGCCATCATCAACGGCATCATCGGCACGTTGCTGGCCTGGGTGCTGGTGCGCTACACCTTCCCGGGGCGCAAGATCATCGAGGCGATGATCGACTTGCCGTTCGCCTTGCCTACAGCCGTTGCCGGTATCGCCCTGACCGCGCTGTATGCGCCAGCGGGCCTGGTGGGCCAGTTCGCCACCGACCTGGGCTTCAAGATCGCCTACACGCCCTTGGGCATCACCCTGGCACTGACCTTCGTGACCTTGCCGTTCGTGGTGCGTACGGTGCAGCCGGTACTGGCCGACATCCCGCGTGAAGTCGAAGAAGCGGCCGCTTGCCTGGGCGCCAAGCCACTGCAAGTGTTCCGCTATGTGCTGCTGCCGGCGCTGTTGCCTGCCTGGCTGACCGGCTTCGCCCTGGCCTTTGCCCGCGGTGTCGGCGAGTACGGCTCGGTGATTTTCATCGCCGGCAACATGCCGATGAAAACCGAGATCCTGCCGCTGCTGATCATGGTCAAGCTCGACCAATACGACTACACCGGCGCCACCGCCATCGGCGTGCTGATGCTGGTGGTTTCCTTCATCCTGCTGCTGCTGATCAACCTGCTGCAGCGGCGCATCGAAACCCCTTGA
- the cysW gene encoding sulfate ABC transporter permease subunit CysW, translating to MSASSIGAAASANAARRGSATSRRVLIGLAWLIFGLFLLLPLVIVVSQGLKMGLGTFFEAIFEPDALSALKLTLIAVAISVPLNLVFGVSAAWCVSKYTFRGKSILVTLIDLPFSVSPVIAGLVYVLMFGAQGLFGPWLQDHDIQIVFALPGIVLATIFVTVPFVARELIPLMQEQGTQEEEAARLLGANGWQMFWHVTLPNIKWGLIYGVVLCTARAMGEFGAVSVVSGHIRGVTNTLPLHVEILYNEYNHVAAFSVASLLLILALFILLLKQWSESRINRLRHSAAEE from the coding sequence ATGTCTGCATCTTCAATTGGCGCGGCCGCTTCGGCCAACGCTGCGCGCCGTGGCAGTGCCACATCGCGGCGAGTCCTGATCGGCCTTGCCTGGCTGATCTTCGGCCTGTTCCTGTTGCTTCCGCTGGTGATCGTGGTGTCCCAGGGCCTGAAAATGGGCCTGGGTACCTTCTTTGAAGCGATCTTCGAGCCCGATGCCCTGTCGGCCCTGAAGCTGACCCTGATCGCCGTGGCCATCTCGGTGCCGCTGAACCTGGTGTTCGGTGTCAGCGCGGCCTGGTGTGTGAGCAAGTACACCTTCCGCGGCAAGAGCATCCTGGTCACCTTGATCGACTTGCCGTTCTCGGTGTCGCCGGTGATCGCCGGTCTGGTCTATGTATTGATGTTCGGCGCCCAGGGCCTGTTCGGGCCGTGGCTGCAGGATCACGACATCCAGATCGTCTTCGCCTTGCCGGGCATCGTGCTGGCGACCATCTTCGTCACCGTGCCGTTCGTTGCGCGTGAACTGATCCCGCTGATGCAGGAGCAGGGCACCCAGGAAGAGGAGGCCGCGCGCCTGCTCGGCGCCAACGGCTGGCAGATGTTCTGGCACGTGACCCTGCCCAACATCAAATGGGGCCTGATCTACGGCGTGGTGCTGTGTACCGCGCGGGCGATGGGTGAGTTCGGTGCGGTGTCGGTGGTCTCCGGGCACATTCGCGGGGTGACCAACACCTTGCCGTTGCACGTCGAGATCCTCTACAACGAATACAACCATGTCGCGGCCTTCAGCGTGGCCAGCCTGTTGCTGATCCTGGCGCTCTTCATCCTGCTGCTCAAGCAGTGGAGCGAGTCCCGCATTAACCGTCTGCGCCACAGCGCAGCGGAGGAATAA
- a CDS encoding sulfate/molybdate ABC transporter ATP-binding protein: MSIEVRNVSKRFNAFQALDSINLDIHSGELVALLGPSGCGKTTLLRIIAGLETPDQGSIVFHGEDVSGHDVRDRNVGFVFQHYALFRHMSVFDNVAFGLRMKPKGERPNESKIAEKVHELLNMVQLDWLSDRYPEQLSGGQRQRIALARALAVEPKVLLLDEPFGALDAKVRKELRRWLARLHEDINLTSVFVTHDQEEAMEVADRIVVMNKGVIEQIGSPGEVYENPASDFVYHFLGDSNRLHLSEGHHVLFRPHEVSLSRHEIEGHHAAEVRDIRPLGATTRVTLKVEGQSDLIEAEVVKDHDSLAGLARGETLFFKPKVWQKVANI, encoded by the coding sequence ATGTCGATCGAAGTTCGTAATGTCAGCAAGCGCTTCAACGCTTTCCAGGCTCTGGACAGCATCAACCTGGATATCCACAGCGGCGAGCTGGTGGCCCTGCTCGGCCCGTCCGGCTGCGGCAAAACCACCTTGCTGCGGATCATCGCCGGGCTGGAAACCCCAGACCAGGGCAGCATCGTGTTCCACGGCGAGGATGTCTCGGGCCACGACGTGCGTGACCGCAACGTCGGTTTCGTGTTCCAGCACTACGCCCTGTTCCGCCACATGAGCGTGTTCGACAACGTTGCCTTCGGCCTGCGCATGAAGCCCAAGGGCGAGCGTCCGAACGAAAGCAAGATTGCCGAGAAAGTCCATGAGCTGCTGAACATGGTTCAGCTCGACTGGCTCAGTGACCGCTACCCCGAGCAGCTGTCCGGCGGCCAGCGTCAGCGTATCGCCCTGGCCCGCGCCCTGGCGGTGGAGCCCAAGGTACTGCTGCTCGACGAGCCCTTCGGCGCACTGGATGCCAAGGTGCGCAAAGAGCTGCGCCGCTGGCTGGCGCGCCTGCACGAAGACATCAACCTGACCTCGGTGTTCGTGACCCACGACCAGGAAGAGGCCATGGAAGTGGCCGACCGTATCGTGGTGATGAACAAGGGCGTGATCGAGCAGATCGGCTCGCCGGGCGAGGTGTACGAGAACCCGGCCAGCGATTTCGTTTACCACTTCCTGGGCGACTCCAATCGCCTGCACCTGAGCGAAGGCCACCACGTGCTGTTCCGCCCTCATGAAGTGTCGCTGTCGCGGCATGAAATTGAAGGCCACCATGCGGCCGAAGTACGTGATATCCGGCCGCTGGGCGCGACCACCCGGGTGACCTTGAAAGTTGAAGGGCAGAGCGATCTGATCGAGGCCGAAGTGGTCAAGGATCACGACAGCCTGGCTGGCCTGGCCCGTGGCGAGACGCTGTTCTTCAAGCCCAAGGTCTGGCAGAAAGTCGCCAACATCTAA